The following DNA comes from Holophagaceae bacterium.
GCCGCGCAGGGCATCGCAGATCTCGCCCACGGTGGCCTGCGTTTTGACGCATTCGAGGATGGGAGGCATCAGGTTGCCGCTCCCCTTGGCGGCGGTCCGGAGGCCTTCCAGGCCCATGCGCACGGCGCCGTTGTCCCTGGCGGCGCGCACAGCGGCGATCTGCTCTCGGCGCCGGGCGCCGAGGGCCTCGTCCACGCGCAGCAGTTCCGGTTTCTGTTCGCTGTCGAGGGTGAATTTGTTCACGCCCACGACGATTTGTTCGTTCTTCTGCACATCCAGTTGATACCGGTAGGCCGCGTTCTGGATCTCGCGCTGGGGAAATCCCTTCTCGATGGCGCCGACCATGCCGCCCAGTTCATCCACCCTGGCGAGCAGGGCTTCGGCCCGCTGTTCCAGTTCGTTGGTGAGGCTTTCCACGTAGTAGCTCCCGGCGAAGGGATCCACCACATCGGCGATCTTGCTCTCGAAAGCGAGAATCTGTTGTGTGCGGAGAGCGATGCGCGCCGATGTTTCAGTAGGCAGCGAGAGCGCTTCATCCCGGGAGTTCGTGTGCAGGCTTTGGGTTCCGCCGCACACGGCCGCCATGGCCTGCACGGTTGTCCGCACGATGTTGTTGTCCGGCTGCTGGGCGGTGAGCGTGCTGCCTGCGGTCTGCGTGTGGAAGCGCAGCATCTGCGATTTCGGATCATCGGTCTTGAAGCGGTCCTTCATGATGCGGGCCCAGAGGCGCCTCGCCGCGCGAAACTTCGCGACTTCCTCGAAAAACTGGTTGTGGCTGTTGAAGAAGAAGGACAGCCTTGGCGCGAAGGCTTCGAGTTTCAATCCGGCCTCCAGGGCCGCCTGCACGTAGGCGATGCCGTCCCCGAGGGTGAAGGCGATCTCCTGGGCAGCGGTGCAGCCCGCTTCGCGGATGTGGTACCCGGAAATGGAAATGGTGTTCCAGTTGGGCACCTGGTCCGCGCAGAAGGAGAAGATGTCGGTGATGAGCCTGATCGAGGGGCGGGGCGGAAAGATGTAGGTCCCCCGGGCCATGTACTCCTTCAGGATGTCGTTCTGGATGGTGCCGCTGACCTTGTTCCAGCCGATGCCCTGTTCTTCGGCCACCGCCAGGTACAGCGCCAGCAGCACCGCAGCCGGGGCGTTGATCGTCATGCTGGTGCTGACCTTGTCCAGGGGGATGCCACCGAACAGCGCGCGCATG
Coding sequences within:
- a CDS encoding methylmalonyl-CoA mutase, which translates into the protein MYQKDFLKQVREQMEIQEDPSKLRQPSFETSSGIPLKNSYHPADLEDFDVFRDLGAPGRFPFTRSVQATGYRGRLWTMRQYAGFATAEESNARYRYLLEQGTTGLSVAFDLPTQIGMDPDHAMALGEVGKVGVSIASLQDMRALFGGIPLDKVSTSMTINAPAAVLLALYLAVAEEQGIGWNKVSGTIQNDILKEYMARGTYIFPPRPSIRLITDIFSFCADQVPNWNTISISGYHIREAGCTAAQEIAFTLGDGIAYVQAALEAGLKLEAFAPRLSFFFNSHNQFFEEVAKFRAARRLWARIMKDRFKTDDPKSQMLRFHTQTAGSTLTAQQPDNNIVRTTVQAMAAVCGGTQSLHTNSRDEALSLPTETSARIALRTQQILAFESKIADVVDPFAGSYYVESLTNELEQRAEALLARVDELGGMVGAIEKGFPQREIQNAAYRYQLDVQKNEQIVVGVNKFTLDSEQKPELLRVDEALGARRREQIAAVRAARDNGAVRMGLEGLRTAAKGSGNLMPPILECVKTQATVGEICDALRGVFGEYQERLVH